CCCCGATCGGAAAGAAACTCGTAATAGATCTGAATCGGACAGTACTTCTGCCAGACTTTGACCTCTTCCGAATCTCGGTAACCGGTTGCGCTGTCGTCACCGGCCCCGCCATGGCCTCTCCAGCGATAGGTACGGGCCTCGATGAAAGTCGGCCCCTCTCCCCGCCTGGCTCGCTCCGCGGCTTCACGAGTTGCTTCATAAACGTCTAGGACATTATTACCGTCGACGCAGACGCTCGGAAGACCGAAGCCGGCAGACCTCTTGTAGATCTCCACATGCGGCTGACGTGTCTCCAGAGAGGAACAAACGGAATAGAAGTTATTTTCGCAAAAAAAGATAACAGGTAATTTCTTGAGCACCGCGAAGTTCAAGCTCTCAGAGGTGACCCCTTCCTCTGTAGTTGCATCCCCGAGGAGAACCATCGAAACATAATTTTGCTTCTTCAATTGAGCAGCCAGCGCCGCACCGGTGGCAATTGGGACCGCTCCGCCGACGATCGCAGAGGTTCCCGCCATTCCGACGCTCTTGTCGATTAAATGCATCGAACCTCCGCGAGAGCCAGCACAACCATTTGCGCGGCAATACATCTCCGACATCATCCTTTTCAGATCTCCCCCCTTGGCGAGATAGATTCCATGCGTTCGATGGCTTGAATAAACAAGGTCCTCTCGCTTAAGGGCGGATGTGCTCCCGACGCAAGCCGCCTCCTGTCCAATGACCAAATGGATTGGCGTTTTCATTTCATCTTCATGATAGCGGCGCTCGATCTCGAGTTCGACGAGGCGGATACGGAGCATTGACCGATAAAGTGAAACCAAAAAGGTTTGGTCATAATCAATCCCTTTTTCTTTTTGCCTTTGAAAGCCACTTCCGGTATAAGGGTATCGGATCATTTTAAACGCTACCTTCTTGTTTGATAAACCATTCATAGGTGTTTCGAAGACCTTCTTCTAATGTAATCCTGGAGCGCCATCCCAGCGCAATGAACCGGGTACTGTCTAAGAGTTTTCTAGGGGCACCGTCAGGTTTTGACGTATCCCATTCGATTTTTCCCTCATATCCCACGACCCGGCGGATGATCTCGGCAAGCTCTCGGATCGACTGATCAGAACCGACCCCAATATTCAAAGGGAATTCGACTTTGGAGACATCCTGCTCCAGGAGGAGAAGACACGCAGCTGCAATGTCATCCGCATGGATGAATTCTCGTCTAGGATCTCCGGTTCCCCATAATACGACTGACTTTTCTTCCTTTACCTTTGCTTCATGCATTTTTCGAATCAACGCAGAGAGAACATGAGAAGAAGCTGGACTAAAATTATCGTGGGGACCATACGCGCTGTTCGGAATAACTGGAAGGAACCGCTGTTCTCCATACTGACGGTTATATGAGAGACACATCTCCAGTCCTGCCAACTTGGAGATGGCATAAGCAAGGCTGGTCGGTTCAGGTCTGCCGCTTAAAAGTTGGGACTCCTTCATCGGCTGCGGACACTCGCGCGGATACATGCAGGAGGATCCGAAAAAGATCAATCGCTTCACTCCAGCCTGATGCGAGGCACGCAAAACATTCAGCTGAAGCTCTAAGTTCTCAGTAATAAAGTCCGCCGGGTATTCTCTATTCTCAATGATGCCACCGACCCGACCGGCAGCAAGAAAAACGGTATCAGGTTTCTCTTTGTTAAAGAAAGCATCCACCTGGGTACGGTTACAAAGGTCCAACTCATCTCGGGTTCGAGTAAGAATCGGTTGACCCTTCGCTTCCAGCCTACGAACCAAAGCTGAACCAATGAGGCCCTGATGACCTGCGATGTATATTCGTTTGGCTTCCCAGATTTGGAGAGTTCGACCTATACTTTGCAGACCGCCTCGAATCATCCTCGCATTTAACCTAATCCGTTCGGCTGATAAAGCACAATTTTGCTGCCTGAATTTTCAAAACGAAAAGGAACATGGATCAAATACTTCAGCTTCTCCATCACCTGCTGGCGAACCGCTGGGGTAACAAACAAGAGCAAAAACCCTCCCCCGCCCGCCCCCAAGATCTTCCCGCCGGTAGCCCCCGCACGCTTTGCCGCCTCATAAATTAAGTCTATTTGAGGGGTCGATACTCTATCGGAGAGGCTCTTTTTATATTCCCAACACTCGTGTAAAAGTTTTCCAAAATTCTCTATCGGCTCGTTCTTGGACTGAAGGATTGCAATGGCTTCGTTTACCATCTCCCGCATCCTGCAGAGCTCTACCACACGATTTTTAAAGTTTTCGATTTTTGACTTGGCGATATCAGAAGCAATCCTTGAGAAGCCGGTGAAGAAAAGCATTAGATGATTCTCAAAATCTTCTTGTCTCGGTTTATCCATAATAATCGGAAAGACCTCAAAAGAATCATTCGTTTTGAACTCTATCTTATTAAACCCGCCAAAGGCCGCCGATATCTGATCCTGAGAACCGACATTCTCCTTAATCACGTTTTGCTCAATGTGGATCGCCTGTTTCGCAACATCCTCTTTAGAGATATGCTGGCCGTTCATTGCCATAATTGCATTGATTAGCCCGACTGTAAAAGACGAGCTCGATCCAAGTCCGGAACGGGCTGGAAGATCCCCATCATGATGGACCTCAAGACCCTTATTGCAGCCCATCTCTTGCAGAACAGCCTTCACCGCAGGATGGTTGATGTCTGCGATGTCTTTAACCGTCTCAATTTTTGAATAGACGATTCTATATTTATGGTCGAAAAAGGGCGGAAGATAACGACAACTGAGATAACAATACTTGTCAATTGTCGTGGCAAGCACCGAACCTCCATTTTCTTGATACCAGGCAGGATAATCGGTCCCACCTCCAAAAAATGAGACCCTAAAAGGCGTTCGACTAACGATCATGACCGATCCTCATATTGAAGTTTGGACGCCCAGATCCGTTTAAAATCAAGTTCTTTCTCGAGTGGAATTACAGCCGAGACAGGCTACAGGAGCATATCGATTTAACATATTTCAGGATTAAATTACGGGAAGCGCTTGTTTCGTTGGGATCTGCCTATACCAACGACGTTCAACTTTATGGCTCGCCATCTCCCGGATATGGTCGACCGTTTCTAAACCGAATCTTTCTTTAACATAGGATAAATATCTCGGATTATTGAAATAAATCTGAAACGCTTCATCTCGGAACTTCAATACTTGTCCTGCCGTCAAATGTTCCGTCGGAAGTGGTAAAGTATCAATTCCATGCTGCGAGAAACCATGCCACTTTTCGGGCAAAGGCCACCCCTTCTCAACCGCCAAGTTATATAACTTAGAACCAGGATAGGCCATTGCGCTATAAAAGTTTGCGAATTCACAATTCAATTCCAAGGCTAGGTCGAGCGTGTCCTGCATGCTCTGAAGATCATCGTCGGGTAGGCCGAAAATGTAATTTCCAATCACGTTAATTCCGGCGCGCTGAATCGCCCGGACCGTTTCCTGAATATCTTCCTGACCAAACTTCTTGAGGACCCCATCACGGACATGTTTACTTCCGGACTCAATCCCGAGCGCCAGCCAGTTGATGCCAGCTTTTTTCATTTTCTCAAGCATCTCTTCCTGTACCGTATCTACTCTGGCATAGGCCCAAAAGTTAAGATTATAGTTGCGTTCAATTAAAAGATCACAAATATCAAGCACATGTTTTTTATTGAGAACGAACATCTCATCGAGGATCTTAATCGATTTAACCTTATAATTCTGAACAAGGAAATCAATTTCCTGAATCACACTTTGAGGACTTCTATATCGGATGCTCGGTTTTCCAAAGGGAGCGTTAATGCAACAGAAGCTACATTTAAAGGGACATCCTAAACTCGTATAAAGCACCGCATACGGCTGCCGATCATTTAAACGGCCGAAGCAGTGCCAATTATGTGCACGGTATTTCTCCATCGGCAACAGATCCCAAGCCACCCCCGGAAGATCACGATCCAAATCATCACTAATAGGAGCAGGAAGATTTGAAATAATCTCCCCCGATTTCCGATACCAAAGCCCAGGGACAGATTCCAAAGCTTCTCGATTTTCACTTTTTAATACACGAAGCAATCCAAGAATCGTAAAGGGGCCTTCTCCCTCGCAGACAAAATCAACAGGTTCCTCTTCAAGAGTCTTTTTAGGCAACGCTGAAACATGAACCCCGCCGAGGATCGATTTAACATCAGGAGCAAGACGTCGAATTGCTCCACAGGTATCCCCTGCGGCGGTCATCTTTTGAGTGGACGCTGAAGGTTGGGATCCAAAAACAATGACCGCCGCTAACCGGGGATTAAGCTTTCCTATCTCTTCCCCCACCCTCTCTGGAGACCACCCCTCCGCCTCAGCATCGATAATTCTTACCATTTCGCCATGATTCCGAGCAAAAGTCGCGATTAAACCAACCCATACAGGTGGCTCGATTGCGGTCAGTGTGCTGCTGAGACCTTGGTATACCTGCTTCTGCGCGCCTGGATTAACCAATACCAGATCAAGTCGCTGATCACCGGATCTCTCTGAGCTTGCCATTACACACTCCTCTCTTACTCATTATCAATTGAGTGTTACTATCAAAATAGAGGATAGAACGAAATTGATTTTTGTTTGATGCTGTTATACAAGATGCCACATAGATTGTCAACTCTAAAGTCTTGCAATAACCTCAGCTTAAGAGCTTCCTATCCCTGATCATTTGTGAGATTCCCATTGAAAATGGGACATCGGGAGACCAGTCTAATGCCTGGGATGCTCTTTCAATGGCAAGGACATTTGCCGGCACATCGATTTTTCTGGCATATGTAAATGTCACTTTAAGCTGATGTCCCATCTCTTTTTCGATCTCTGAGATAATATCTCGAAGCGTATGTCCAACCCCACTCCCTATGTTAAAGAGTCGATAATCGGTACAATTATTTATCGACTTTACAAAAGCCCTTGCCACATCTGAAACATGAATGAAATCTCTCACGATACTTCCATCACCCCAAATTTCAATGGGCTGTTCCCGAAGAGCCCTCTCAATGAAAATCGAGATAGCGCCCTGATTCGATTCAACCGATTGCCGTGCTCCATAGGGATTCGAGATCCTCAGAACAGCGTAGTCAATTGCATAAAGGCAATGATACAAATGCAAATACTTTTCTATGGCAAGCTTTTGAATTCCATAAGAACAGATAGGGAGGGTTGGATGATCTTCAGGTATTGGAAGGACCTGGGGAACTCCATAAATCGTACCCCCTGATGAAGCAAATATTATCTTTTTTATACCTTCCCTCTTGGCGATATCTAGCATCTGAACAGTTGCGACGAGATTCGATGAGAGATCATAGATTGGATTATCATTTGATGATTGTGGGAGTGTAGTACCGATTAAGTGGAATACGATATCCATATCCGAAAGTGCCTCTCGAACATTATCTAGATCAGAAAAATCCCCTTCCTTAAGATCGATCTTATTTATCAGATGCTTTATATTTATCTTGCTGCTCCCTTTCTTTTCAAAAATTCGCACAAAATGGCCCCCGGCCAATAAACTATCACAAAGATGAGACCCTAAAAAACCACCACCCCCGAGAACAATACAATTCATTGAGAGTTTCCTTTGTAAGAAATAATCGCTTCGCGACATAAATCAGCCTGCATGGACAACAATTTAGTATTATCAAACTTTCGCTGCACAGTGCACCATGCATGAGAAGCTAGGCGGTTTGCCAAAGTTAGATCACTTAAAATTCGATGAATTTGTTCAGCCATCACCTTTGGTTGCCCAGGGGGCACGAGAAGGCCCTCCATTTCAGAGCTAATTATCTCTGGAATACCATATACATTTGTAGAAATAAGGGGAAGTCTAAAAGCCATCGCAAGCAAGACAACCATTGGAAAAGATTCTACTGAACTGGCACAGACAAAAATATCGCTTAATGCATAAAAATCGTAAACTTCTGGAGTTTCCATATATATCTTAAAAAATTCTTCTCCGGCCAATTTAATTTGCCTGCGAAGATTATCGAGATATTCACCCTCGCGACCTCCAACGAGGACAAATAGTAACTCCTCCTTAGAATAAGCGAAATCTCTGATTAAATGGTCCGCTGCATCAATAAAAACATGTTGTCCCTTACGTTCGCATGTGGTTCCAATTAATGTAATTATTTTGCGATTCTTCGGCAAACAGTATTTTTCACGTATTTTCTCTTTGGTATTTTTTTCACAATATTCCGCAATACGATCAAGAGGCAGACCTCCAGGAACGATACGAATCCTATCTTCCTTATCAAGATGGTGATACATTTGGGCGGTTGCATCCGCTGCGATCACGACGCGACATGCTTGAGTGAAAGAACTCTTAACCAATTCTATAACAGGATCAGGAAGATAAAGAAAGTGTTCTTCTATATTGGTACTCTCATGGACATACCATATACTTGGTTTATTGAAAAGCTTGGCGAGTTCGATCCCCCAAAATGTATTGAGCGTATTACATCCAATTAAATCAAAATTTTCTACTGCAAGCTCTTGCCCAAGATCCTTAAGTTTCATACGCATTTTTGTAACACTTTCACCG
The Candidatus Manganitrophaceae bacterium DNA segment above includes these coding regions:
- a CDS encoding GDP-L-fucose synthase yields the protein MIRGGLQSIGRTLQIWEAKRIYIAGHQGLIGSALVRRLEAKGQPILTRTRDELDLCNRTQVDAFFNKEKPDTVFLAAGRVGGIIENREYPADFITENLELQLNVLRASHQAGVKRLIFFGSSCMYPRECPQPMKESQLLSGRPEPTSLAYAISKLAGLEMCLSYNRQYGEQRFLPVIPNSAYGPHDNFSPASSHVLSALIRKMHEAKVKEEKSVVLWGTGDPRREFIHADDIAAACLLLLEQDVSKVEFPLNIGVGSDQSIRELAEIIRRVVGYEGKIEWDTSKPDGAPRKLLDSTRFIALGWRSRITLEEGLRNTYEWFIKQEGSV
- a CDS encoding kinase translates to MIVSRTPFRVSFFGGGTDYPAWYQENGGSVLATTIDKYCYLSCRYLPPFFDHKYRIVYSKIETVKDIADINHPAVKAVLQEMGCNKGLEVHHDGDLPARSGLGSSSSFTVGLINAIMAMNGQHISKEDVAKQAIHIEQNVIKENVGSQDQISAAFGGFNKIEFKTNDSFEVFPIIMDKPRQEDFENHLMLFFTGFSRIASDIAKSKIENFKNRVVELCRMREMVNEAIAILQSKNEPIENFGKLLHECWEYKKSLSDRVSTPQIDLIYEAAKRAGATGGKILGAGGGGFLLLFVTPAVRQQVMEKLKYLIHVPFRFENSGSKIVLYQPNGLG
- a CDS encoding thiamine pyrophosphate-dependent dehydrogenase E1 component subunit alpha; protein product: MIRYPYTGSGFQRQKEKGIDYDQTFLVSLYRSMLRIRLVELEIERRYHEDEMKTPIHLVIGQEAACVGSTSALKREDLVYSSHRTHGIYLAKGGDLKRMMSEMYCRANGCAGSRGGSMHLIDKSVGMAGTSAIVGGAVPIATGAALAAQLKKQNYVSMVLLGDATTEEGVTSESLNFAVLKKLPVIFFCENNFYSVCSSLETRQPHVEIYKRSAGFGLPSVCVDGNNVLDVYEATREAAERARRGEGPTFIEARTYRWRGHGGAGDDSATGYRDSEEVKVWQKYCPIQIYYEFLSDRGDINGMQREQMESEINQEIQEAFAHAIASPMPKEKDLYTHVYSD
- a CDS encoding NAD-dependent epimerase/dehydratase family protein encodes the protein MNCIVLGGGGFLGSHLCDSLLAGGHFVRIFEKKGSSKINIKHLINKIDLKEGDFSDLDNVREALSDMDIVFHLIGTTLPQSSNDNPIYDLSSNLVATVQMLDIAKREGIKKIIFASSGGTIYGVPQVLPIPEDHPTLPICSYGIQKLAIEKYLHLYHCLYAIDYAVLRISNPYGARQSVESNQGAISIFIERALREQPIEIWGDGSIVRDFIHVSDVARAFVKSINNCTDYRLFNIGSGVGHTLRDIISEIEKEMGHQLKVTFTYARKIDVPANVLAIERASQALDWSPDVPFSMGISQMIRDRKLLS
- a CDS encoding cobalamin B12-binding domain-containing protein, with product MASSERSGDQRLDLVLVNPGAQKQVYQGLSSTLTAIEPPVWVGLIATFARNHGEMVRIIDAEAEGWSPERVGEEIGKLNPRLAAVIVFGSQPSASTQKMTAAGDTCGAIRRLAPDVKSILGGVHVSALPKKTLEEEPVDFVCEGEGPFTILGLLRVLKSENREALESVPGLWYRKSGEIISNLPAPISDDLDRDLPGVAWDLLPMEKYRAHNWHCFGRLNDRQPYAVLYTSLGCPFKCSFCCINAPFGKPSIRYRSPQSVIQEIDFLVQNYKVKSIKILDEMFVLNKKHVLDICDLLIERNYNLNFWAYARVDTVQEEMLEKMKKAGINWLALGIESGSKHVRDGVLKKFGQEDIQETVRAIQRAGINVIGNYIFGLPDDDLQSMQDTLDLALELNCEFANFYSAMAYPGSKLYNLAVEKGWPLPEKWHGFSQHGIDTLPLPTEHLTAGQVLKFRDEAFQIYFNNPRYLSYVKERFGLETVDHIREMASHKVERRWYRQIPTKQALPVI